A portion of the Eubacterium maltosivorans genome contains these proteins:
- a CDS encoding DMT family transporter yields MNNNANNMQNTFFKKKSNAILTAILCTFLWGSAFPVLKIGYQWFQIPAGDIWSKMVFAGLRFFLAGFVVLALNRLFNKGDRVRWYPEYGRWIVALALLGTTVQYFFFYIGVGNTTGVKGSIAATAGTFLVVLLAPLFFKSDRLNRNKVLGMLLGFTGILLTALNGGTEGLNFNFTLMGEGFLVIAGLGDAGGVLVAKYLSDKINPFHFSFYQMVLGALVLLALGIGFGMAGGGLHLVFTLRGMLLLVYAAIISGVAFSLWNVLLRYNEASAITAFKFLIPVFGSLLSILLLPGESFTLFIVLGLLAASLGIYLVNRKIQP; encoded by the coding sequence TTGAATAACAACGCGAATAACATGCAAAATACCTTTTTTAAAAAGAAATCAAACGCCATTCTCACTGCCATCCTCTGCACCTTTTTGTGGGGGAGTGCTTTTCCGGTGCTCAAGATCGGGTACCAGTGGTTCCAGATTCCAGCGGGGGATATCTGGTCTAAAATGGTGTTTGCCGGCCTGCGCTTTTTCCTGGCTGGCTTTGTGGTACTTGCCCTCAACCGGCTTTTTAACAAAGGGGACCGGGTGCGCTGGTATCCCGAGTACGGGCGGTGGATCGTAGCCCTGGCGCTTCTGGGCACCACGGTGCAGTATTTCTTTTTCTACATTGGGGTGGGCAATACTACTGGGGTCAAGGGCAGTATCGCCGCCACTGCGGGCACCTTTCTGGTCGTGCTGCTGGCGCCATTGTTTTTTAAGAGCGACCGCTTGAACCGCAATAAGGTGCTCGGTATGCTCCTCGGCTTTACCGGTATTCTGCTGACTGCCCTCAACGGCGGCACAGAGGGCCTTAATTTTAATTTCACCCTCATGGGCGAGGGATTTCTCGTCATTGCCGGGCTGGGGGATGCCGGGGGCGTTCTGGTGGCCAAATACCTGTCAGATAAGATTAACCCTTTCCATTTTTCCTTTTATCAGATGGTTTTAGGTGCGCTGGTGCTTCTGGCCCTGGGCATAGGCTTTGGGATGGCGGGAGGCGGGCTGCACCTGGTATTTACTCTCAGGGGGATGCTGCTGCTCGTCTACGCCGCCATTATCTCTGGTGTGGCCTTTTCGCTGTGGAATGTGCTGCTGCGGTATAACGAGGCCAGCGCAATCACAGCTTTTAAATTCCTGATTCCGGTTTTCGGGAGCCTGCTGTCGATCCTGTTATTACCCGGGGAATCTTTTACCCTCTTTATTGTGCTGGGACTGCTGGCGGCGTCTCTGGGAATCTATCTGGTCAACCGGAAGATACAGCCTTAA
- a CDS encoding DUF2273 domain-containing protein, whose protein sequence is MNNQTQNQMQNSMNVRQQAAPQAEEKQQKESRLSRFYAWAKPYSGRIIWILAGIITAVLFLTIGFWRTILIVILALIGYAIGVYKDNPMRFMRWLNILKRFS, encoded by the coding sequence ATGAATAATCAAACGCAGAATCAAATGCAAAACAGCATGAACGTCCGTCAGCAGGCAGCGCCCCAGGCTGAGGAAAAACAGCAAAAGGAAAGCCGTCTCAGCCGGTTTTATGCGTGGGCAAAGCCCTACTCAGGCAGGATTATCTGGATTCTCGCGGGAATCATCACCGCCGTTCTGTTTTTGACCATCGGGTTTTGGCGTACCATCCTGATCGTCATTTTAGCATTGATCGGGTATGCCATCGGTGTATATAAAGATAACCCCATGCGGTTTATGCGCTGGCTGAACATTCTTAAACGGTTCAGCTGA
- a CDS encoding putative bifunctional diguanylate cyclase/phosphodiesterase: protein MRKQKNTYIFILICIFVMGFLLFSLIQMQGYANIINDAGIVRGGTQRSAKLELSGEPNDELIAYLDELIRKLEATENKHLYTSHDSVDYQDNLAAVKAKWEEIKTEIPTLRTSSTIEIREHFLDLSEEHFNLANQMVYAAQYRAENELRNSIILSVVMILAVSLIMYTLERRNQQELERVFYTDHLTALPNQAAFEISAAEKLRASPPGIYLMVYLNLNNFKFVNDSYGYNAGDKLLLAFSATLKRFCNNNEICAHLHADHFAILLKKRDHVIEDLQTAILDSIESERDLNLSDILTCSYGVYTIPDPDESIASCLSKASAALKEGRSSQRTVAYYDKHLLDKINNENKMTRWMRQGLSEKEFQIYLQSKVNLEQSEVTGAEVLIRWNSEPFGFLPPDEFIPLFEKNGFIVELDFYVLEATCRILKQSLEISPERTVVLSVNVSRVTLFQNDFIKRFVQMAERYGVPPKYLEIEITENVFIFDANTVEQILSQLRSYGFSISMDDFGSGYSSLNLLRELPIDVLKIDRIFLQESIRVEKAYAIIKSVVEMAHSLNMVVVCEGVETLEHAEFLKTIHCAVGQGYYFSKPIPLSAFQKKYNLLPTQKHPEH, encoded by the coding sequence ATGCGCAAACAAAAAAATACCTATATTTTTATCTTAATCTGCATCTTTGTCATGGGGTTTTTACTGTTTTCACTCATCCAAATGCAGGGCTACGCCAATATCATCAATGACGCCGGCATTGTGCGCGGCGGTACCCAGCGGTCTGCCAAGCTGGAGCTGAGCGGAGAGCCCAACGATGAGCTGATCGCCTATCTGGACGAACTGATCCGCAAGCTTGAGGCCACCGAAAACAAGCACCTTTACACTTCTCATGACTCAGTCGACTACCAGGATAACCTGGCCGCAGTCAAGGCTAAATGGGAGGAGATCAAGACGGAAATTCCAACCCTGAGAACGTCCTCTACCATAGAGATACGTGAGCATTTTCTGGACCTGAGCGAGGAACACTTTAATTTGGCCAACCAAATGGTCTACGCCGCCCAGTACCGGGCAGAAAACGAGCTGCGGAACAGCATTATCCTGAGCGTTGTCATGATCCTCGCGGTTTCGCTGATCATGTATACCCTGGAGCGGCGGAACCAGCAGGAGCTGGAGCGGGTATTCTACACCGACCACCTGACCGCCCTCCCCAACCAGGCCGCTTTTGAGATCAGCGCCGCCGAAAAGCTCAGGGCTTCGCCGCCGGGCATTTACCTGATGGTGTACCTCAACCTGAATAATTTTAAATTTGTCAATGACTCCTATGGCTACAACGCCGGCGACAAGCTCCTGCTGGCCTTCTCCGCCACGCTGAAACGGTTCTGCAACAACAATGAAATCTGCGCCCATCTGCACGCCGACCACTTCGCCATTCTGCTTAAAAAGCGCGATCACGTCATCGAGGACCTCCAGACCGCGATCCTCGACTCCATCGAAAGTGAGCGGGATTTAAACCTCTCGGATATTTTAACATGCAGCTACGGCGTTTATACCATTCCCGACCCGGACGAGTCTATCGCCTCCTGCCTCAGCAAGGCCAGCGCAGCGCTGAAGGAGGGCCGCAGCAGCCAGCGCACCGTCGCCTATTATGACAAACACCTGCTCGACAAAATTAATAACGAAAATAAAATGACCCGCTGGATGCGCCAGGGGCTTTCCGAAAAGGAATTTCAGATTTATCTCCAGTCCAAGGTCAATCTTGAGCAGTCTGAGGTTACCGGGGCCGAGGTCCTTATCCGCTGGAACTCCGAACCCTTTGGCTTCCTGCCGCCAGATGAGTTTATCCCTCTGTTTGAGAAAAACGGGTTCATCGTAGAGCTGGACTTTTACGTGCTGGAGGCCACCTGCCGGATATTAAAGCAGTCGCTGGAGATCTCGCCTGAGCGCACTGTGGTGCTGTCGGTCAATGTCTCCAGGGTCACGCTCTTCCAGAATGACTTTATCAAGCGCTTTGTGCAGATGGCAGAGCGGTATGGGGTCCCGCCGAAATACCTCGAGATCGAAATCACAGAAAATGTCTTTATCTTTGACGCCAACACGGTTGAGCAGATTCTTTCCCAGCTGCGGAGCTATGGGTTCAGCATCTCCATGGATGACTTTGGCTCAGGGTATTCCTCCCTGAACCTGCTGCGCGAGCTGCCCATTGACGTCCTGAAGATCGACCGGATCTTTTTGCAGGAGAGTATCCGGGTTGAGAAGGCTTACGCCATCATCAAATCCGTGGTGGAAATGGCCCATTCCCTGAACATGGTCGTGGTCTGCGAGGGCGTCGAAACCCTGGAGCACGCCGAATTCTTAAAAACCATCCATTGCGCCGTAGGGCAGGGCTATTACTTTTCAAAGCCCATTCCCCTTTCAGCGTTTCAGAAAAAATATAACCTGCTGCCAACGCAAAAACACCCGGAGCATTAA
- the amaP gene encoding alkaline shock response membrane anchor protein AmaP — MNKLERILLFIVSLLGLATAFVMFALLFPVPYVSDTLAAYLVFENWLGYYLIGFSVVLMIAFLVLFFISILAPASSHYLTINKAKGKIKISKEAIESTARYAVSDLIGNNAIDVKAKLNKRSHEPKIQADVYVDDADDITGLANNIQQNIYQTVGSTINQPVKSVKVKVHEMDARSKGAHRQVL, encoded by the coding sequence ATGAATAAACTTGAACGTATCCTGTTATTTATTGTATCGCTGTTAGGATTAGCAACTGCCTTCGTAATGTTTGCATTGCTGTTTCCGGTACCCTATGTATCCGACACGCTGGCAGCTTACCTGGTCTTTGAAAACTGGCTGGGATACTATTTAATTGGATTCAGCGTTGTACTTATGATTGCATTCCTGGTGTTATTCTTCATTTCAATACTGGCACCGGCCTCTTCCCACTATCTGACCATTAACAAGGCAAAAGGGAAGATTAAAATTTCTAAAGAAGCCATTGAGTCTACCGCGCGTTATGCGGTGTCTGACCTTATCGGCAATAATGCCATTGACGTTAAGGCCAAGCTGAACAAGCGCTCCCATGAGCCCAAGATTCAGGCCGATGTCTATGTGGATGACGCGGACGACATCACCGGGCTTGCGAATAATATTCAGCAGAATATTTACCAGACTGTCGGCAGCACCATTAACCAGCCGGTTAAATCCGTTAAGGTGAAGGTGCATGAAATGGATGCCCGAAGTAAGGGAGCCCACAGACAGGTGCTCTAA
- a CDS encoding metal ABC transporter permease has translation MIDLIREMLSYPFLVRSMVVGILVTLCAALLGVSLVLKRYSMIGDGLSHVGFAALAIAMAFNLAPLSVAIPVVVVSAFFLLRISENSKIKGDAAIALLSTSALAVGVVVISMTTGMNTDVCNYLFGSILAMSVSDVRLSIILSIVVLVLFVIFYNKIFAITFDENFAKATGVKTELYNMLVAILTAVTIVLGMRMMGTLLITSLIIFPALYSMRLCKTFRSVLICASVMSLVCFLIGLAFSYVRATPTGASIVIVHIVMFGVFCLIDFVKGKVI, from the coding sequence ATGATTGATCTGATCCGGGAAATGCTGTCATATCCTTTTTTAGTGCGCTCAATGGTGGTGGGGATACTGGTAACGCTCTGCGCGGCGCTGCTGGGCGTCAGTCTGGTGCTCAAGCGGTATTCCATGATCGGGGACGGTTTGTCTCATGTGGGTTTCGCGGCTCTGGCCATCGCCATGGCCTTTAACCTGGCGCCGCTGTCTGTGGCCATTCCGGTGGTGGTGGTCTCTGCTTTTTTCCTGCTCCGCATCAGCGAGAACAGCAAAATTAAGGGCGACGCGGCCATCGCGCTCCTGTCCACCAGCGCTCTGGCGGTTGGGGTGGTGGTTATCTCCATGACCACAGGCATGAACACCGATGTATGTAACTACCTCTTTGGCAGTATTCTGGCCATGAGCGTGAGCGATGTGCGGCTCAGCATTATCCTGTCCATTGTGGTGCTGGTGCTCTTTGTGATTTTTTACAATAAGATTTTTGCCATTACCTTTGACGAGAACTTCGCCAAAGCGACCGGCGTAAAGACTGAGCTTTACAATATGCTGGTCGCGATCCTGACCGCGGTCACCATCGTGCTGGGCATGCGCATGATGGGAACCCTGCTGATCACCAGCCTGATCATCTTCCCGGCCCTTTACTCTATGCGGCTTTGTAAAACCTTCCGGTCGGTTCTGATCTGCGCGTCGGTGATGTCGCTTGTGTGCTTTCTTATCGGCCTGGCCTTCTCCTACGTCCGGGCGACTCCCACAGGCGCCAGCATCGTCATTGTGCACATTGTGATGTTTGGGGTCTTCTGCCTCATTGATTTTGTGAAAGGAAAGGTAATTTGA
- a CDS encoding metal ABC transporter substrate-binding protein, with protein MIKQRLAWFLTIILLVGMLTLGAAGCQQTSGKTDRDTVVKVVATNFPPYDFARQVGGDKVEVSMLVPPGAESHSYEPTPQDIIKIQNCDVFIYGGGDSDAWIDGILDSIDAPNMKKIAMMDCVQPVVEETVAGMEDDHDHDQESGGAEAAEAPEYDEHVWLDPQNAAKIVEKINSTLDEVDPDNKQIFDQNTKIYTGKLNALDERFKDMVAGAARKTIVVGDRFPFRYLTDAYGLNYYAAFPGCSTETEPSAATVAFLIDEVKKEKIPVVFHTELSNERMADSIAESTGAVKRQLNACHNVTQQDFDSGKTYLDYMNENVDVLREALY; from the coding sequence ATGATAAAACAACGATTAGCATGGTTTTTAACTATTATTTTATTAGTGGGGATGCTGACACTGGGAGCTGCGGGCTGCCAGCAAACCAGCGGAAAAACAGACAGAGACACTGTTGTCAAGGTGGTTGCCACCAACTTTCCACCCTATGATTTTGCCAGGCAGGTGGGCGGTGACAAGGTAGAGGTCTCGATGCTGGTGCCCCCGGGAGCCGAGAGCCATTCCTATGAGCCAACGCCTCAGGATATTATTAAAATTCAGAACTGCGATGTGTTTATCTACGGCGGCGGAGACTCCGACGCCTGGATCGACGGTATTCTGGATTCCATCGACGCGCCGAATATGAAGAAGATTGCCATGATGGACTGCGTACAGCCTGTGGTGGAGGAAACCGTTGCGGGCATGGAGGATGACCACGATCACGACCAGGAGAGCGGCGGGGCCGAAGCGGCCGAAGCGCCGGAGTATGACGAGCACGTGTGGCTGGATCCACAGAACGCTGCGAAAATTGTCGAAAAGATCAACAGCACCCTGGATGAAGTCGACCCGGACAACAAACAAATCTTTGACCAGAACACAAAAATCTACACTGGTAAGCTCAACGCTTTAGACGAGCGCTTCAAGGATATGGTGGCTGGCGCGGCCCGGAAAACCATTGTGGTGGGCGACCGGTTCCCCTTCCGCTACCTGACAGACGCTTATGGCCTTAACTATTATGCTGCTTTCCCGGGCTGCTCCACCGAGACAGAACCCAGTGCGGCCACGGTGGCTTTTCTGATCGACGAGGTGAAAAAGGAAAAGATTCCTGTGGTTTTCCACACCGAGCTCTCCAATGAACGGATGGCTGATTCCATCGCCGAGAGCACCGGCGCGGTAAAACGACAGTTAAACGCCTGCCATAACGTGACACAGCAGGACTTTGACAGCGGCAAGACTTATCTGGACTACATGAACGAAAATGTGGACGTTCTGCGGGAGGCATTGTATTAA
- the pheA gene encoding prephenate dehydratase, whose translation MTPLSLTPEQQKSLRDYQSAMANTRTPVENPTVAYFGTLGSYTEQAAIGFFGEDCRRVSHRLSEDVFKSITSQGADYGVLPIENSTTGSIAAVYDLLAKYNCYIVGETKVKIEHCLLGVPGSRLSDIREVYSHAQGFEQSGEFLAAYPDWKCLTYYNTAVAAEHVAKSANPAFAAIASRRAAAIHGLSILAEDINLSETNVTRFVIVASRMELCPDCNKISIAFHLPHVAGSLFQALSVFDANALNLCKIESRPIRDHNWEYLFFIDFIGNIDGTPLDTVMEEVISKTEGFHFLGIYKDN comes from the coding sequence ATGACGCCCTTATCACTCACACCCGAACAGCAGAAAAGCCTCCGGGACTACCAGTCCGCCATGGCAAACACCCGCACGCCGGTCGAAAACCCCACTGTGGCCTACTTTGGCACGCTGGGGTCCTACACCGAGCAGGCCGCCATTGGTTTTTTCGGCGAGGACTGCCGCCGCGTATCCCACCGTTTATCCGAGGATGTTTTTAAAAGCATCACAAGCCAGGGGGCGGACTACGGCGTCCTGCCCATTGAAAACAGCACCACTGGCTCCATCGCCGCGGTTTACGACCTTTTAGCCAAGTACAACTGCTATATTGTCGGGGAGACCAAGGTCAAGATTGAGCACTGTCTTCTGGGGGTGCCCGGAAGCCGCCTTTCGGACATCCGCGAGGTATACTCTCACGCCCAGGGCTTTGAGCAGTCCGGTGAGTTTCTCGCCGCCTACCCGGACTGGAAGTGCCTGACCTACTACAACACCGCCGTGGCCGCCGAGCATGTGGCAAAAAGCGCCAACCCGGCCTTTGCCGCCATCGCCAGCCGCCGGGCCGCCGCCATCCACGGCCTCAGTATTCTGGCAGAGGACATCAACCTGTCCGAGACCAATGTCACCCGGTTTGTGATCGTGGCCAGCCGCATGGAGCTCTGCCCCGACTGCAATAAAATCAGCATCGCCTTTCACCTGCCCCATGTGGCGGGCTCCCTGTTTCAGGCCCTTTCGGTTTTTGACGCCAACGCCCTGAACCTGTGTAAAATCGAATCGCGTCCCATCCGCGACCACAACTGGGAATACCTGTTCTTCATTGACTTTATCGGCAATATTGACGGAACGCCCCTCGACACCGTCATGGAGGAAGTGATTTCCAAAACAGAGGGCTTCCATTTCCTTGGAATCTATAAAGATAATTAG
- a CDS encoding Asp23/Gls24 family envelope stress response protein — protein sequence MAAEATMHTMNNNQQKGGNTQQQNMQQKTSLTYDDKVVKKIAGLVAQDVPGILAMSGGLISNITEKITDNENVTKGIGAEVGKKQVALDLDVICEYNRNIPQIFKDTIDKVTKTVKDMTGLDVIEINMHVDDVMTKKEYEEQQNNNNNNSRVDNDNNNNGGFMGMGGNSRVQ from the coding sequence ATGGCAGCAGAAGCAACAATGCACACAATGAACAATAATCAGCAAAAGGGAGGTAACACTCAGCAGCAGAACATGCAGCAGAAAACCTCATTGACCTATGACGATAAAGTCGTCAAGAAGATCGCAGGCCTGGTCGCCCAGGATGTCCCTGGTATTTTGGCCATGAGCGGCGGCTTGATCAGTAATATCACTGAAAAGATTACCGACAACGAAAATGTAACAAAAGGAATCGGCGCGGAAGTCGGCAAAAAACAGGTAGCTCTGGATTTAGACGTTATCTGTGAATACAACCGCAATATCCCACAGATTTTCAAGGATACGATTGATAAAGTCACCAAAACCGTTAAGGATATGACGGGATTGGACGTCATCGAAATCAATATGCACGTGGACGATGTTATGACCAAAAAAGAATACGAAGAACAGCAGAATAACAACAATAATAACTCCCGCGTCGACAATGACAATAATAACAACGGCGGCTTCATGGGTATGGGCGGTAACAGCCGCGTACAGTAA
- a CDS encoding cobalamin B12-binding domain-containing protein, translating into MNENIQKVSEAIAKGKRKLIQGIVQEALDAGCDPMEILNTGMIGAMDEIGERFKTGEVYVPEMLVAAKAMKLGVEVLKPHLASGDSASGGKVLICTVHGDLHDIGKNLVSMMIESAGFEVTDLGVDVPAEKIIKTLQDNPDIQVVALSALLTTTMPSLEETVAAIRSDSNVSHVKILIGGAPITADFGEAIGADAYASDAASAVTSVKELVA; encoded by the coding sequence ATGAACGAAAACATTCAAAAAGTATCAGAAGCCATTGCAAAGGGAAAAAGAAAATTAATCCAGGGTATTGTCCAGGAGGCTTTGGACGCGGGCTGCGACCCGATGGAAATCCTGAATACGGGTATGATCGGAGCCATGGATGAGATCGGTGAGCGCTTTAAAACCGGCGAGGTCTATGTGCCTGAAATGCTGGTGGCTGCCAAGGCCATGAAGCTTGGAGTGGAGGTCTTAAAACCCCATCTGGCCAGTGGAGACTCTGCCAGCGGCGGAAAGGTGCTGATCTGCACTGTCCACGGCGATTTACACGACATAGGCAAAAATCTTGTATCCATGATGATCGAGAGCGCTGGCTTTGAAGTGACTGACCTGGGCGTTGATGTCCCGGCGGAAAAAATCATCAAGACGCTTCAGGATAACCCGGATATCCAGGTGGTTGCCCTGTCGGCGCTCCTGACCACCACCATGCCGTCCCTCGAGGAAACTGTGGCGGCCATCCGGTCGGACAGCAACGTCAGCCATGTGAAAATCCTGATCGGCGGGGCTCCCATCACAGCCGACTTCGGCGAAGCGATAGGGGCTGACGCCTATGCCTCTGACGCCGCTTCTGCCGTGACCTCAGTCAAGGAGCTGGTCGCCTGA
- a CDS encoding metal ABC transporter ATP-binding protein yields the protein MALFTCKDVAFAYDGVTAVEGLNFEINAGDYLGIVGENGAGKSTLIAGLLGLKSPGSGQIIMGDGLRKNEIGYLPQKSPVQRDFPASVYEVVLSGGLNRQGFRPFYKEADKKAVQINLRRLGIEDLKKRCFRELSGGQQQRVLLARALCATNKILLLDEPAAGLDPVATRRLYELVKAVNKKLGISVVMVSHDIESVMRYNSHVLHLGGRQLFYGTVEEYRRSPVGRHFLGGEDHD from the coding sequence ATGGCACTGTTTACCTGTAAGGATGTTGCCTTTGCTTACGATGGCGTGACCGCCGTAGAGGGGCTGAATTTTGAAATCAATGCCGGGGATTACCTCGGGATTGTGGGAGAGAACGGTGCGGGAAAAAGTACCCTGATCGCCGGACTGCTGGGGCTGAAAAGCCCTGGCTCCGGCCAGATCATTATGGGGGACGGACTCAGGAAAAACGAGATCGGCTATCTGCCGCAGAAAAGCCCTGTCCAGCGCGATTTTCCCGCCAGTGTGTACGAGGTGGTGCTTTCCGGGGGGCTGAACCGCCAGGGGTTCCGCCCCTTTTATAAAGAAGCAGACAAGAAGGCCGTACAAATCAATTTAAGGAGGCTGGGTATCGAAGACCTGAAAAAGCGCTGCTTCCGCGAACTGTCCGGCGGCCAGCAGCAGCGGGTTTTGCTGGCCCGGGCCCTTTGTGCCACCAACAAGATTCTGCTGCTGGATGAACCGGCCGCGGGTCTGGATCCAGTGGCCACACGGCGGCTCTACGAGCTGGTAAAGGCAGTGAACAAAAAGCTGGGGATCTCGGTGGTCATGGTGTCCCACGACATCGAGAGCGTGATGCGCTACAACAGTCATGTTCTGCACCTTGGTGGCCGTCAGCTGTTCTATGGCACCGTGGAGGAATACCGGCGCAGTCCGGTAGGGCGCCATTTTCTGGGAGGTGAGGACCATGATTGA
- a CDS encoding EamA family transporter: MSANKKKGILFGVASGLSWGFYTVLLYNVLNLYAGSTGTVDNFHGWILIITTALVIGLCDSVFGLIFECCYLIKIGQFRDYLKVLFSKNSFGIIPAALFSGLMGAIPYSIASSYSSSVAGTISAAFPAIGAIVAAIWFKEKLTKLKFFGIILCIVGTGVMYGLSGAGVPVFVYGIAFICAVGYAMEGCFGYNMMRGDVSSTVSTTLRRTFLLLLYLILIIVISAVTNNFGYVLSLVQSFDMNMAIPAFAGLGGAKVAVWIILFIGSCLGGVSYITWYYSMEYSGVATAQVLNITYGIWIVIILMFPPFLEMPGIGTILGALVLFGGAALVSKES; encoded by the coding sequence ATGTCAGCGAACAAGAAAAAGGGAATCCTGTTTGGGGTGGCCTCTGGGCTGTCCTGGGGATTTTACACTGTGCTCCTGTACAATGTTTTAAATCTGTACGCGGGGAGCACCGGGACGGTTGATAACTTTCACGGTTGGATTCTCATCATCACTACGGCGCTGGTTATCGGTCTCTGCGACAGCGTATTTGGACTGATCTTCGAATGCTGCTACCTGATTAAAATCGGCCAGTTCAGGGATTATCTAAAGGTGCTGTTCAGCAAGAACTCCTTTGGCATTATACCGGCAGCCCTGTTTTCGGGGCTGATGGGGGCCATCCCCTATTCCATCGCCAGCAGCTACTCGTCCTCGGTGGCGGGAACCATCTCGGCGGCTTTCCCGGCTATTGGGGCCATCGTAGCAGCAATCTGGTTTAAGGAGAAGCTGACCAAGCTAAAGTTTTTCGGTATTATCCTGTGTATTGTGGGGACCGGGGTCATGTACGGTCTCTCCGGTGCGGGAGTTCCGGTTTTTGTGTATGGCATCGCCTTTATCTGCGCGGTCGGGTATGCTATGGAGGGCTGCTTCGGATACAATATGATGCGTGGGGATGTGTCCTCAACTGTGTCGACCACCCTGAGAAGAACCTTTCTCCTGCTGCTGTATCTGATTTTAATCATTGTGATCTCAGCTGTGACAAACAATTTCGGCTATGTGCTCAGCCTGGTTCAGTCCTTTGATATGAACATGGCCATCCCAGCCTTTGCGGGGCTTGGGGGCGCCAAGGTTGCGGTGTGGATCATCCTGTTTATTGGCTCCTGCCTCGGCGGGGTGTCTTACATCACCTGGTACTACAGCATGGAATACAGCGGCGTCGCAACCGCCCAGGTACTCAACATTACCTACGGGATATGGATTGTCATTATCCTGATGTTCCCACCGTTTTTGGAAATGCCGGGAATCGGTACCATTCTGGGCGCGCTGGTGCTCTTTGGCGGTGCGGCCCTAGTGAGTAAGGAAAGTTAG
- a CDS encoding methyltetrahydrofolate cobalamin methyltransferase, translated as MIIIGEKINGSIPTVGEAIKKQNAEEIRHRAIIQAEANATFIDCCASVAEAKEAETLKWMIDLIQEVTDVPICVDSPSPQSCVEGMKYCTQPGLINSVSMEGDKIDTIFPIIADTKWECVALLCDDRGIPDTTGRRMEVFHNIMARAEEYHIAPSRLHIDPLVVTLSTSEDALTTFAQCCRQIKAEYPEIHITSGLSNISFGLPGRKYVNQAFMVLAMEAGMDSAIVDPTNRDMMAMIYAADALLENDEYCLEYIDAFREGIIG; from the coding sequence ATGATTATCATAGGAGAAAAAATTAATGGCTCCATTCCTACAGTGGGAGAGGCCATCAAAAAACAGAACGCAGAAGAAATCAGGCACCGGGCCATAATACAAGCCGAGGCCAACGCCACCTTTATTGACTGCTGTGCCTCGGTGGCCGAGGCAAAGGAGGCTGAAACCCTAAAGTGGATGATCGACCTCATCCAGGAGGTTACCGATGTTCCCATCTGTGTGGACAGCCCCAGCCCCCAGTCCTGTGTCGAGGGCATGAAATACTGTACTCAGCCTGGGCTCATCAATTCGGTTTCAATGGAAGGGGATAAAATCGATACGATCTTCCCCATCATTGCAGACACCAAGTGGGAGTGCGTGGCGTTGCTCTGTGATGACCGTGGCATTCCAGACACTACTGGACGCCGCATGGAGGTTTTCCACAACATTATGGCCAGGGCCGAGGAATACCATATCGCCCCCTCCAGGCTGCACATTGACCCATTGGTAGTTACGCTTTCCACCAGCGAGGACGCCCTGACCACCTTTGCCCAGTGCTGTCGTCAGATCAAGGCTGAGTACCCGGAAATACACATTACCAGCGGACTCAGCAACATTTCCTTTGGTCTGCCGGGAAGAAAGTACGTGAATCAGGCGTTTATGGTACTGGCCATGGAGGCAGGCATGGACAGCGCCATCGTAGACCCAACCAACCGGGATATGATGGCCATGATCTACGCGGCCGATGCATTACTTGAAAATGACGAGTACTGTCTGGAATACATCGATGCCTTCAGAGAAGGTATTATCGGTTAA